From the Synechococcus sp. Nb3U1 genome, the window CTTGGGTAAACCCTTTATTCAGCCCGTAGCTCCTCAGCTACCTGCTTTTGAGCTGGGCAACTGGAGCAGTAATCCTGCCATTCAAGCTGCCCTAAAACTCAGCCCACTGCTATTGCTGGGGATCCTCCTAGCCTTTGCTATGCACTGGTTCTTTCGGGCCACCCGCTGGGGGCTATTTGTGCGGGCGGTTGGGGATAACCCCGAAGCAGCGCGAGCGATGGCCATCTCGGTACCGAAGGTACGGGCTTTGTGCATCATGGCGGGCAGTTTCTTTGCCGCTTTGGGAGGCGCTTATCTGTCGCTGTATTACCCCGGCAGTTGGACAGAGCGGATCTCGAGCGGGCAGGGACTGATGGCAGTGGCGTTGGTGATCTTCGCCAAGTGGAATCCACTGCAGTGTTTGTTGGCGGCTTTCTTGTTTGGGGGAGCACAGGCAATTGGGCCAGCCCTACAGTCAGTGGGGGTGCAATCCAACTACTACCTCTGGAATGCTGCTCCTTATGTGCTGACGCTGGGGATCATGATCCTCACCAGTTCTCCACGGCGAACCTTGGCGGGTATGCCCGGAGCCTTGGGAACAGGAAAGTGATGAGGTGAGCATAGGGATTGTCCGGTTAAATCAACAGGAACGAGAAGTTAAGTTCTTGTTCCTGTCTCCCCTCTCTTGGAACTAACTGGTTTCTTTTCGGGTGAAGTTCAAATTGTCTTGGAGGAGAACATTGCTGAAATCAACATCGAAGATGAGAAGAATCAAGGGGTGGTGATTAGGGGACGTATGGATTTGTTGGTATTAAGTTGTGGCAGGGTCGTTTTCCACCATTCATTCCATTTATTCAACAAAGGATCCGGATCATGAGCGGACTTGGCGGCCTCAATAAAACCCCCAATGGCGTGGTGTTAGGCTTGGTGCAATTACAACTGCCCAATGTGGTCACCCCAGACGAT encodes:
- a CDS encoding ABC transporter permease yields the protein MVTEALGWWGVPLAVVAGTLRGSAPFLFVSLGECLTEKSGKINLGLEGSLLMGAMSAYAISFLTQNTAGPVIAPWLGVLVAGFAGLALGGIHAFLSQQPRVNDVAVGIAMIIFGSGMAFYLGKPFIQPVAPQLPAFELGNWSSNPAIQAALKLSPLLLLGILLAFAMHWFFRATRWGLFVRAVGDNPEAARAMAISVPKVRALCIMAGSFFAALGGAYLSLYYPGSWTERISSGQGLMAVALVIFAKWNPLQCLLAAFLFGGAQAIGPALQSVGVQSNYYLWNAAPYVLTLGIMILTSSPRRTLAGMPGALGTGK